Within the Oncorhynchus kisutch isolate 150728-3 unplaced genomic scaffold, Okis_V2 scaffold3161, whole genome shotgun sequence genome, the region atgtgtgagtgagtgagtaaattATGGagcgagtgtttgtgtgtgtgcgcgtgtgtttggAGTGACAGtttgagtgtgtagggccctgtgagtgtgcaacgCTCAATATAGATACAGGTAAACTCGGTCCATGTAGTTATTTTGTTTGCTATTTATCAGTCGTACTGCTTAGGGATGAAGCGGTTTTCAAGAGCCTTTGGTGTCAGTACCTCTTGCCATGCGGCTGCAGAGAAAATAGTCTTGTCTAAGGTGattggggtctttgacaatttccaGGCTTTCTTTTCACACTGCCTGatacagaggtcctggatagcagagACCTCGGCGCAGTGATCTATTGGCTgtccgcacaaccctctgtagcgccatgcgattgatgggcggtgctgttgccataccaagcagtgatgcagccagtcaatatgctctcaatggtgcagctgtagaaccttttcaggatttgagggcccattccaaaccttttcaacctcctgagagggaagaggcactgtcatgccttcttcacaactgcaCGTGTGTGTTTGGATCATTTGAAGTCTTCAGTGATTTGCACACTTGGGAACTTGAAGCTGTCTGccgccccgtcgatgtggatgggagcATGCTCGTCcccccatttcctgtagtccacaatcagctccttggttttggtgatgttgagggagaggttgttgcttCAGCACAACACtgtcaggtcactgacctcctccctgtaggcctacCAACGTCGTGTCgaaagcaaacttgataatggTTTTGGAGTTATTCGTGGGTGAAAGGGGAGTACAGGagagactaagcacacacccttgtggcgTCCCTGTGTTTAGGCTCATCGTGGTGGAGGTGATGTTGACTACCCTCCCCACCTGGTGTCGGCCCATCAGattgtccaggatccagttgcagagggaggcgttCAGACCCAGAGTctaagcttggtgacgagcttggagggggataatggtgttgaacactgagctgtagtcaataaacagcattctcacataggtattcctcttatctaggtgggtgagggcaatgtggagagcaattgagattgcgtcaatggatctgttggggcggtatgcaaattggagtgggtctagggtgtctgggatggtggagttaatgagtgccataaccagcctctcaaagcacttcagggCAGTAATCATTGAGGTGTGAAGCCTTAGAGTTCTTAGGAACAGGGATGACTGTGGTCATCTTAAAacatgtggggattacagacAGGACAAGAAGAGGTTGAAAATTagtgaatatgcctgccagctgttctgcgcatgctctgagaacgcgcCCTAGAACGTGCCTTTCAATCCtatatgattgtgtgtgtgagtgcgtcaCTCTGTCTCAGTGTATAATTTTGTGTGTTAGCTGATGTACCGTTGTATCTACAGAGTAGACAAGGCTAAAGCCCTATCTCTGATGCTGCATGCAGCTGACATCAGTCACCCAGCCAAGGCCTGGAAGCTGCACTACCGATGGACACAGGCCCTGATGGAGGAGTTCTTCAGACAGGTACAGTACCAACATAGTCCCACCACTACAGTGTGTAGTCACTGACAGAAACCATGGAAGAGGGAAACTTGAGTGTTTCAGCACTGTATTCTGTATGTATCCAATCCTAATTAAACTTGTATTGTTAAGGAGATGGGACACCATTCTGATAGCTTCAGGGATATCTTCACTCGGATGAACTGGTATGTtatacagagcattatgggtattgtagtacataatgctacagtatacagtaacCTGCCATTCTACATTGGTATGGTTACCAAGGCTGGTGTTGTTGATTTCTTACAGGGCGATAAAGAGGTTGAGTTAGGGCTGCCATTCTCTCCTCTGTGTGATCGTAAAGCTACCATGATCGCACAGTCACAAATAGGTGAGCATCACCCCTGTTATTGGCCTCACTGTGAGCGGTTTCATTCAGGATGGGTTTGTATTCTCCGACAGGCCATAGCTCAAATGGGCCACCATGTGGACATTTGAGAAAGTATTTAATATCTTTGCCTTGATATGATAAAGCATGGGAATCTACACTGCCTGTCTTCATAAAATGTtacaacatcacacacacattttttactCCTGTTTCTCTGAAAACTATAATCTTCAGTGTGAGCGAGTCATGCCTGATTTTCTTCTCaaatgtttgtctgtctctcagggTTCATTGACTTCATAGTGGAACCCACATTCTCTGTGTTGGTGGACACGACCGAGAAGATCATTACCCCTCTAATAGAGGATACCTTAAAGTCACATGACACTGGCGTACGCAGGTCAAGGTGGGACACATTCCTAATATTATACACACtatgaccctgctggtcatctatgaacatttgaacatctggctatgtttctgttataatctccacccggcccagccagaagaggactggccccctcatagcctggatcctctctaggtttattcctaggttctggcctttctagggagtttttcctagccaccctgtttcttcacctgcattgcttgctgtttggggtttaggcagagtttctgtacagcactttgtgacatcagctgatgtaagaagggctttataaatacatttggttgATTGATTTGAAATCACAGTTTTCCCAGTTTAACATGTCTGACAGAATCAACATGCATCAGTAGGCTTATCACTTTCTCGATCTTCAGTCTCTATGGTCGATCGAAGTTGTGGAATAAACAACCAGCTTACTACTCCAGTATTTTCTGTTCTATTTAATTgatgtccatattaggacagcctcacaAGGAGTCGGTGTCATATATTTGACAGAATAGACTGTTTCTATTCTGTTGCTCAGCTTGACGGGTAGTGGGTCGGTGACGGTGGTTGAGTCAGTCCAGAAACATAGTGGCCGAGGATCCAGCCAGGGGGTTGACCAGGGGCTCACTACAGACTACAGCCTGACTGGCATCGACCTGAAACGGGTCAGACACACATTGGCAGAGGTCATCCAACACAACAAAGACCGATGGAAGGAGCTCTCTGTACAAGGTATAGTTGTCTTTTGTTGTTGCTCTTTTTCATCTTTTTCTTCCTTgtcttcttcagtctcctgaataCCTTTCCTTCTTTCAGTGTTATGTTCTTTACATTGTCATAAGTCTATGTATGACATTAGATGTTCTTTTTGCTTGTGTTCTCGTTTCCTCAGAGTTGGCGAGTAAAGAGCGAGCTGAGTTGAACACTGAcccaga harbors:
- the LOC116371381 gene encoding calcium/calmodulin-dependent 3',5'-cyclic nucleotide phosphodiesterase 1A-like, translating into MYRCIYRVDKAKALSLMLHAADISHPAKAWKLHYRWTQALMEEFFRQGDKEVELGLPFSPLCDRKATMIAQSQIGFIDFIVEPTFSVLVDTTEKIITPLIEDTLKSHDTGVRRSSLTGSGSVTVVESVQKHSGRGSSQGVDQGLTTDYSLTGIDLKRVRHTLAEVIQHNKDRWKELSVQELASKERAELNTDPEEMEESQMKTEVTLTHTSPERHSQELQSEPFNELMNNTNSNNSSQEDSELDHHPHSSLSPCEDKETTSPGSISPERLPWNGAGPGAVLESGEESLQSP